The Chryseobacterium sp. 52 genome includes a region encoding these proteins:
- a CDS encoding cbb3-type cytochrome c oxidase N-terminal domain-containing protein, translating into MKQRTPVVVNILIITGLLIVFYYLFVQSYSFLASPYFWGTVVISAILAYIHSAIGDLIENNKFKKLSPEEKAAYLTEKKIPFLRRMYDSAFKKQSATEEKDILIDHGFDGIMELDNQLPKWWVGLFYFGTAFCIIYIAAYAFTDFAHPLIEYEKEYKEQMASIADYEKSQPPVTIETAKYSADNIAEGKELFKTNCASCHKEDGSGGIGPNLTDNYWINQPEKTLFKTVFHMDWNGSPTNPAMRAFGKNGEVSGAEIEKIAAYVYHINQEQAPVTQTQGGAAPQGTEAHWEKE; encoded by the coding sequence ATGAAACAAAGAACACCTGTTGTTGTAAACATCTTAATAATAACTGGACTTCTAATAGTTTTTTATTATTTGTTTGTACAGAGCTACTCGTTCCTAGCTTCACCATACTTCTGGGGAACTGTTGTGATCAGTGCTATTTTGGCATACATCCACAGTGCTATTGGAGATTTAATTGAAAACAATAAATTCAAAAAATTATCTCCGGAAGAAAAAGCAGCTTATTTAACAGAGAAGAAAATTCCTTTCCTAAGAAGAATGTACGACAGTGCATTCAAAAAACAGTCTGCTACAGAAGAAAAAGATATTCTTATTGACCACGGTTTCGATGGGATTATGGAATTAGATAATCAACTTCCGAAATGGTGGGTAGGATTATTCTATTTTGGGACTGCTTTTTGTATTATATACATTGCAGCTTACGCATTCACTGATTTCGCTCACCCGTTGATCGAATATGAAAAAGAATATAAGGAGCAGATGGCCAGCATTGCAGATTATGAAAAATCTCAGCCTCCTGTAACTATAGAAACAGCGAAATACTCTGCTGACAATATCGCAGAAGGAAAAGAGTTATTCAAAACCAACTGTGCATCTTGTCACAAAGAAGACGGAAGCGGTGGTATTGGTCCAAACCTTACGGATAACTATTGGATCAACCAGCCTGAGAAGACTTTATTTAAAACGGTTTTCCACATGGACTGGAATGGTTCTCCTACCAACCCTGCGATGAGAGCATTCGGTAAGAACGGAGAAGTTTCCGGTGCAGAGATTGAAAAGATTGCAGCCTATGTATATCACATCAATCAGGAACAAGCACCAGTGACTCAGACTCAGGGAGGAGCTGCTCCTCAGGGAACTGAAGCACATTGGGAAAAAGAATAA
- a CDS encoding cbb3-type cytochrome oxidase subunit 3 gives MIPQNFKDILSNTENAGLYQTLALIFFMLFFVALIIYVFSRPKKYYKEEEEAPLGDDDDDFNLKN, from the coding sequence ATGATTCCTCAGAACTTTAAAGATATATTATCCAATACAGAAAACGCAGGCTTGTATCAAACATTGGCGCTGATATTCTTTATGCTGTTCTTCGTAGCCCTAATAATATACGTATTTAGCAGGCCTAAAAAATATTATAAGGAAGAAGAAGAGGCCCCTCTGGGAGATGATGATGACGATTTTAATTTAAAAAATTAA
- the ccoN gene encoding cytochrome-c oxidase, cbb3-type subunit I encodes METQKFSYDNSIVRAFLYATIVFGFIGFLFGLTAALMLFYPELPEFLFGTDDTTIQSLKSGNIQGLINTHGAFGFGRIRMLHTNTVIFAFVCNIVYTGVYYSLQRLLKTRMYSDTLSWLHFWTWQFMIVATFITFFMGINTSKEYAEHEWPIDILIAFSWIIFGANMFLTIAKRRVRHLYVAIWFYIGTWIAVAMLHIFNNLEVPLSFAGWKSYSAYAGVKDAIVQWWYGHNAVAFILTTPVLGLMYYFLPKAADRPVFSYKLSIIHFWSLIFVYIWAGPHHLQYTALPAWVQAVSTGFSIMLIAPSWGGMLNGLLTLRGAWDKVRENPILKFFVVAVTCYGMATFEGPLLATKNINKIGHFTDWVIGHVHLGALGWNGFMAFGVIYYLVPIMWRTKIWSVKLANWHFWLGTLGIIFYAVPMYISGFTQGLMWKQFNPDGTLMYKNWLDTVTAIIPYFKMRFLGGFFYISGATLMIINVIATVRKGSFQKEVPAEAPALANIGKKRKEGEGTHLWLERMPVLLGILSFFTISIGSLIEIVPTLSLDKSVPTISAVKPYSPLELEGRDLYIREGCNACHSQMIRPFRDEITRFNGKNGQYSKAGEFIYDRPFLWGSKRTGPDLHREGGKNPSSWHYKHMYNPRSTSAGSIMPRYPWLIATNLDRTKMVDKMKLMKNAFDVPYTKAEIDSANTWADNQATKIVKDIFSEANDLKVAYAKRPQGELEKKEIVALISYLQRLGTDIKTTEIKTASTN; translated from the coding sequence ATGGAGACACAAAAGTTTAGTTATGACAACAGTATTGTTCGGGCATTCCTTTATGCGACCATAGTTTTTGGGTTTATAGGGTTTTTGTTCGGACTTACAGCGGCATTAATGCTTTTCTACCCGGAGCTTCCTGAATTTTTATTCGGTACTGATGACACTACCATTCAGAGTTTAAAAAGTGGTAATATTCAAGGGCTGATAAATACTCACGGTGCATTTGGTTTTGGTAGAATCAGAATGTTGCACACCAATACGGTCATCTTTGCATTCGTATGTAACATCGTTTATACTGGTGTTTATTACTCATTACAGAGATTATTAAAAACAAGAATGTACAGTGATACATTATCATGGTTACATTTCTGGACTTGGCAGTTTATGATTGTTGCTACGTTCATTACCTTCTTTATGGGGATCAATACCTCAAAAGAATACGCTGAACACGAATGGCCAATCGATATATTAATTGCATTCTCGTGGATCATTTTTGGAGCTAACATGTTCCTAACCATTGCTAAGAGAAGAGTAAGACACCTTTATGTAGCCATATGGTTCTACATTGGTACCTGGATCGCTGTAGCAATGCTTCACATTTTCAACAATTTAGAAGTTCCATTATCTTTCGCAGGATGGAAATCATATTCAGCATACGCCGGAGTAAAAGATGCTATTGTACAATGGTGGTATGGCCACAACGCTGTAGCGTTCATCTTAACAACGCCAGTTTTAGGTTTGATGTATTACTTCTTACCAAAAGCTGCAGACAGGCCGGTTTTCTCATATAAATTGTCTATTATTCACTTCTGGTCGCTAATTTTTGTATACATCTGGGCTGGTCCTCACCACCTTCAGTATACAGCACTTCCAGCATGGGTTCAGGCAGTATCTACAGGTTTCTCTATTATGCTTATCGCTCCATCATGGGGAGGAATGCTTAATGGACTCTTAACTTTAAGAGGTGCCTGGGATAAAGTAAGAGAAAATCCTATTCTTAAATTCTTCGTGGTCGCTGTTACCTGTTATGGTATGGCAACCTTTGAAGGACCGCTTTTAGCAACAAAAAACATCAACAAAATTGGTCACTTTACAGACTGGGTTATTGGTCACGTACACTTAGGGGCTCTTGGATGGAATGGTTTCATGGCATTCGGGGTTATCTATTACCTGGTACCCATTATGTGGAGAACAAAAATATGGTCTGTAAAATTAGCTAACTGGCATTTCTGGTTAGGGACTTTAGGGATTATTTTCTATGCCGTTCCAATGTATATCTCAGGATTTACGCAAGGACTAATGTGGAAGCAGTTCAACCCAGATGGTACTTTGATGTATAAAAACTGGCTGGATACAGTAACTGCAATTATTCCTTACTTTAAAATGAGATTCTTAGGAGGATTCTTCTATATCTCAGGAGCAACTTTAATGATCATTAACGTTATTGCTACGGTAAGAAAAGGATCTTTCCAAAAAGAAGTTCCTGCAGAAGCACCTGCTTTGGCTAATATTGGTAAAAAACGTAAAGAAGGAGAAGGAACTCACCTTTGGTTAGAAAGAATGCCTGTATTGTTAGGTATCCTGTCTTTCTTCACTATATCTATCGGAAGTCTTATTGAAATTGTACCGACTCTGTCTCTTGACAAGAGTGTTCCTACCATTTCAGCTGTAAAGCCATATTCTCCGCTAGAGTTAGAGGGTAGAGATCTTTATATCCGTGAAGGATGTAATGCTTGTCACTCTCAGATGATCAGACCTTTCAGGGATGAGATTACGAGATTTAACGGTAAAAACGGACAGTATTCTAAGGCGGGAGAGTTCATCTATGACAGACCATTCTTATGGGGTTCTAAGAGAACAGGACCGGATTTACATAGAGAAGGAGGTAAAAACCCAAGTTCTTGGCATTACAAACACATGTACAACCCAAGATCTACATCTGCCGGTTCTATTATGCCTCGTTACCCTTGGTTAATTGCTACCAACTTAGACAGAACTAAAATGGTTGACAAAATGAAGCTTATGAAGAATGCATTTGACGTTCCTTATACAAAAGCTGAAATAGATTCTGCAAACACATGGGCAGACAACCAGGCAACGAAGATTGTAAAAGATATTTTCTCTGAAGCAAATGACCTTAAAGTGGCTTATGCGAAGAGACCTCAGGGAGAATTAGAGAAAAAAGAGATTGTGGCTCTTATCTCTTATCTTCAGAGATTAGGTACAGATATCAAGACGACAGAAATAAAAACAGCAAGTACTAACTAA
- the ccoS gene encoding cbb3-type cytochrome oxidase assembly protein CcoS: MDILYLMILCSASLAAVFLIIFIVNAKKGQFEDDESPAVRILFDSGEIKEKKNNGNKKDEEKKEENNKIEEKSE; the protein is encoded by the coding sequence ATGGATATTCTATATTTAATGATCTTATGCAGTGCATCTTTAGCTGCAGTTTTCTTGATTATTTTTATAGTCAACGCCAAAAAAGGGCAGTTTGAAGATGACGAATCTCCGGCTGTGAGGATTCTTTTTGACTCTGGTGAAATAAAGGAAAAAAAGAATAATGGCAACAAAAAAGACGAGGAAAAAAAAGAAGAAAATAATAAAATTGAAGAAAAAAGTGAATAG
- a CDS encoding heavy metal translocating P-type ATPase yields the protein MSENCFHCGQGIEKERILFDEKTFCCNGCKSVYEILNINNLTNFYELNKKAGIRPSDDSSSQFEYLDTPEIFEKVTDFSEGNTSLITFKIPVIHCSSCIWLLESLHTLNDDIKYSQVNFTRKTLQVSFNHNNLKLSELAKFLNNLGYKPVINLETAEKNVDHLDKSLLIKLAIAGFAFGNGMFLAFPEYIGGEDFWMEHYKGLFRSLTFLLAIPVVFYSASDYYKSAWYGLKNKIVNIDVPIVLGIFVLFGRSAYEVISGYGPGYFDTLCGLLFFMLLGKIFQKRTYSALSYDRDYKSFYPIAVTKVDFEGKQKNILLSEIKVGDRILVRNQELIPVDAILINGEGNIDNSFITGESESISKQPGDKIFAGGKQIGSSLELEVIKNVDQSYLTQLWNKEAFKKYETGLDTLTNNISKYFTFIILGITLVAGIYWSFIDMEKMFQVVSAILIIACPCALALSAPFTFGHIMRILGRNKFYVKDTLTIEKIAKIDTLVFDKTGTITHRKKTNIKYDGLEISDFDLLNIKTLLKNSNHPLSKSLYEFIEVNDDYYPVEKFQEISGKGYEAHIRGSIYKIGSAKYNNQESKNLETAVYISKNDEFLGKFIFKNEYREHLKNLFKTLTDYKIFILSGDNSSEENQLKDIIPNCQAMAFNQSPEDKLNYIKELQDKNLKVIMLGDGLNDAGALKQSNVGIAISDDTNSFTPSSDVIMNGDKVVDLDKYLNVCKGSITIVKMTFIISFLYNIVGLSYAVTGHMDPLFAAIIMPISSITVVTFTTISTWILGRKHFKKAA from the coding sequence GTGAGCGAGAACTGTTTTCATTGTGGTCAAGGTATAGAAAAAGAGAGAATTCTGTTTGATGAAAAGACTTTCTGTTGCAACGGATGCAAGTCTGTCTACGAAATTCTGAATATCAACAATTTAACTAATTTTTACGAGCTTAATAAAAAGGCTGGAATTCGTCCTAGTGACGACAGCTCTTCACAGTTCGAATACCTGGACACTCCGGAGATCTTCGAAAAAGTGACTGATTTCTCAGAAGGAAACACCAGTCTTATTACTTTTAAAATCCCTGTAATACATTGTTCCTCTTGCATATGGCTTTTAGAGAGTCTGCATACACTTAATGATGACATTAAGTATTCTCAGGTTAATTTTACCAGGAAGACCTTACAGGTTTCATTCAATCATAATAATCTAAAATTAAGCGAATTAGCTAAATTCTTAAATAATCTTGGATACAAACCGGTCATCAACCTGGAAACAGCAGAAAAAAATGTTGACCACCTTGATAAATCCCTCCTTATTAAACTAGCTATTGCAGGATTTGCATTTGGTAATGGAATGTTTCTTGCGTTCCCCGAATATATTGGTGGCGAAGACTTCTGGATGGAGCACTATAAAGGTCTTTTTAGAAGCTTAACCTTTCTTCTTGCCATTCCCGTAGTTTTTTATTCAGCTTCAGATTATTACAAATCTGCCTGGTATGGGTTAAAGAACAAAATTGTCAATATTGACGTTCCTATTGTTTTAGGTATTTTCGTTCTTTTCGGAAGGAGTGCCTATGAAGTTATAAGCGGTTATGGACCTGGTTATTTTGATACTTTATGTGGCCTTCTATTCTTTATGCTGCTCGGTAAAATTTTTCAAAAAAGAACTTACAGTGCACTTTCCTACGATCGCGATTACAAATCATTCTACCCCATTGCCGTTACCAAGGTTGATTTTGAAGGAAAACAAAAAAATATTTTACTTTCAGAAATTAAGGTAGGAGACCGGATTTTGGTTAGAAACCAGGAATTAATTCCCGTAGATGCAATTCTAATTAATGGAGAAGGTAATATTGACAACAGTTTCATTACCGGAGAAAGTGAAAGTATCAGTAAGCAGCCGGGAGATAAAATTTTCGCAGGTGGAAAACAAATTGGTTCTTCTCTTGAACTTGAGGTGATCAAAAATGTAGACCAAAGCTATTTAACTCAGTTATGGAACAAAGAAGCATTCAAGAAATACGAAACCGGGCTGGATACACTAACCAACAACATAAGCAAATATTTCACTTTCATTATTTTAGGTATTACTTTGGTTGCCGGAATTTACTGGTCTTTCATTGATATGGAAAAAATGTTTCAGGTTGTTTCTGCCATCCTGATCATCGCCTGCCCTTGTGCGCTCGCGCTCTCTGCCCCATTTACATTTGGGCATATTATGAGAATACTGGGGAGAAATAAATTTTATGTGAAAGATACCCTGACCATTGAAAAAATAGCAAAGATTGACACTCTGGTATTTGATAAAACAGGAACCATTACCCATAGAAAAAAAACCAACATAAAATATGACGGTTTGGAAATTTCAGATTTTGATTTACTGAATATCAAAACATTGCTGAAAAATTCAAATCACCCTCTTTCAAAATCTTTATATGAATTCATTGAAGTAAACGATGACTATTATCCTGTAGAAAAATTTCAGGAGATTTCAGGAAAAGGCTACGAAGCTCATATAAGAGGAAGCATCTATAAAATAGGATCTGCAAAATACAACAACCAGGAATCTAAAAATCTGGAAACCGCAGTTTATATTAGCAAAAATGATGAATTCCTCGGTAAATTTATTTTCAAAAACGAATACAGAGAGCATCTTAAAAACTTATTCAAAACCCTTACGGATTATAAAATCTTTATTCTTAGTGGAGACAACTCTTCTGAAGAAAACCAATTAAAAGATATTATTCCTAATTGTCAGGCTATGGCTTTCAATCAAAGTCCCGAAGACAAACTGAATTATATTAAAGAATTACAGGATAAAAACCTTAAGGTGATCATGCTTGGAGATGGCTTAAATGATGCCGGCGCATTAAAACAAAGTAATGTAGGAATCGCAATCTCTGATGACACCAACAGCTTCACTCCTTCTTCTGATGTCATCATGAACGGGGATAAAGTGGTGGATCTTGATAAATACCTAAACGTCTGTAAAGGCTCGATTACCATTGTGAAAATGACATTCATAATTAGCTTTCTATACAACATTGTTGGTTTAAGCTATGCCGTAACAGGTCATATGGATCCGCTTTTTGCAGCGATAATCATGCCAATAAGTTCTATTACGGTAGTTACATTCACTACAATCTCAACCTGGATCCTGGGAAGAAAACACTTCAAAAAGGCGGCTTAG
- a CDS encoding Crp/Fnr family transcriptional regulator, whose amino-acid sequence MSQEQQIAIEERFARVFNDKSFKERLSSIDFEKYINSKKRLSFQKHDTIFEDGETPKGVFVLEKGAAKLSKSGAFGKDQILRFIKEGDIIGYRSLLCGENFQAKAEAMTDIDCIFLPADIFMYLLEVDPQLSFAMLQKISYELGESSNTITFLAQKTVRERLAEILILLEQKLGVDPEGFIKISLTREEIANIIGTATESAIRLISEFKQDSLIEVDGRNIKILNHDKLMKLGHVVL is encoded by the coding sequence ATGTCGCAGGAACAACAGATTGCAATTGAAGAGAGGTTCGCCAGAGTTTTTAATGATAAATCATTTAAGGAAAGACTTTCTAGTATTGATTTTGAAAAATATATTAACAGCAAGAAAAGATTGAGTTTTCAAAAACACGATACCATTTTCGAGGACGGAGAAACCCCAAAAGGAGTATTCGTTTTAGAAAAAGGAGCTGCTAAACTTTCAAAGTCCGGAGCTTTTGGAAAAGACCAGATCTTAAGATTTATCAAAGAGGGGGACATCATCGGCTATCGTTCATTGCTTTGCGGGGAAAATTTCCAGGCAAAGGCAGAAGCTATGACAGACATTGACTGTATCTTCTTACCGGCAGATATTTTCATGTATCTTCTGGAAGTAGATCCACAGCTTTCTTTTGCTATGCTTCAGAAAATCTCCTATGAACTGGGAGAATCATCCAATACCATTACTTTCCTCGCACAGAAAACAGTAAGAGAAAGACTGGCGGAAATTCTGATCCTTCTGGAACAGAAACTAGGCGTAGACCCTGAAGGGTTTATCAAAATTTCGCTCACCAGAGAAGAAATTGCCAATATCATCGGGACTGCTACAGAAAGTGCCATCCGTTTGATATCTGAATTCAAACAGGACAGTCTCATAGAAGTAGACGGAAGAAATATCAAAATTCTGAACCACGATAAACTGATGAAACTAGGTCACGTAGTTTTATAA
- the panB gene encoding 3-methyl-2-oxobutanoate hydroxymethyltransferase has translation MSVHSEIKKVTTETLRKMKFDKEKITMLTAYDFTTAKMVDAGGIDAVLIGDSAANVMAGFETTLPITLDQMIYHAQSVVRGTDRALVVADLPFGTYQSNPEKALESAVRMMKEGGAHAVKIEGGKEISKSIKKIINAGIPVMGHLGLTPQSIYKFGTYKVRAKDEAEAEKLIADAQLLEELGCFAVVLEKIPADLAKKVTESITIPTIGIGAGADCDGQVLVYHDMVGMNKGFSPKFLRRYLDLYTEITGAVAQYVKDVKNVEFPNENESY, from the coding sequence ATGTCTGTTCACTCTGAAATTAAAAAAGTTACGACTGAAACCTTGCGTAAAATGAAATTCGACAAGGAAAAGATAACCATGCTTACTGCATATGATTTTACGACCGCTAAAATGGTAGATGCAGGTGGAATTGATGCAGTTTTGATTGGAGATTCTGCTGCCAATGTGATGGCCGGATTTGAAACAACGCTACCCATTACACTGGATCAGATGATTTATCACGCTCAAAGTGTTGTTCGTGGAACAGACAGAGCTTTGGTAGTCGCTGATTTACCTTTCGGAACATACCAGAGTAACCCTGAAAAAGCATTGGAGTCCGCTGTAAGAATGATGAAAGAAGGAGGAGCGCACGCTGTGAAAATAGAAGGAGGAAAAGAAATTTCAAAATCTATTAAAAAAATTATCAATGCCGGAATTCCGGTAATGGGACATTTAGGATTAACGCCACAGTCCATCTATAAATTCGGAACTTATAAAGTAAGAGCAAAAGATGAAGCAGAAGCAGAAAAGTTAATTGCTGACGCTCAACTTTTGGAAGAACTGGGATGCTTTGCCGTTGTTTTAGAAAAAATTCCTGCAGACCTGGCTAAAAAAGTAACAGAGAGCATTACCATTCCTACCATTGGAATCGGGGCGGGAGCTGACTGCGACGGACAGGTTCTTGTCTATCATGATATGGTTGGGATGAATAAAGGTTTCAGCCCGAAATTCCTGAGAAGATATCTTGATCTGTATACAGAAATCACAGGAGCAGTTGCTCAGTACGTAAAGGACGTGAAAAACGTTGAGTTTCCTAATGAAAATGAAAGCTACTAA
- a CDS encoding RluA family pseudouridine synthase yields MEEQIVYEDNHLLVVNKKVGQLVQGDKTGDESLLESIKSFIKKRDAKPGNVFLGLVHRIDRPTSGLVIYAKTSKALSRLTQMVKNREVKKTYWAVVGKEMIPQSQRLVHYLKKNEKNNKAIIFIKETEGAKEAILTYRIIKTLDNYMLLEIDLETGRHHQIRAQLSKTGIPIKGDLKYGSPRSNPDGGINLHARKLEFIHPVTKENIEITAPVPQNDAIWRACEVI; encoded by the coding sequence ATGGAGGAGCAGATTGTATATGAAGATAACCATCTTTTAGTGGTTAATAAAAAAGTAGGGCAACTTGTTCAGGGAGATAAAACCGGTGACGAGTCTTTACTGGAGTCTATCAAGAGTTTTATAAAGAAAAGGGATGCTAAGCCGGGAAATGTTTTTCTCGGCTTAGTTCACCGTATAGACCGCCCGACTTCGGGTCTGGTCATTTATGCCAAAACCTCCAAAGCACTTTCCCGTCTTACACAGATGGTAAAGAACAGGGAGGTCAAAAAAACATATTGGGCAGTTGTGGGAAAAGAAATGATTCCTCAGAGCCAAAGACTTGTTCATTATTTGAAGAAGAACGAAAAAAATAATAAAGCTATTATTTTCATAAAAGAGACGGAGGGCGCAAAAGAAGCAATTCTCACCTACCGTATCATTAAAACATTGGATAATTATATGCTTCTTGAGATTGATCTGGAAACCGGAAGACATCATCAGATCCGTGCCCAGCTCTCAAAAACAGGAATTCCGATCAAAGGAGATCTGAAATATGGATCACCCCGCTCAAATCCTGACGGTGGGATCAACCTGCATGCAAGAAAACTTGAATTTATTCACCCTGTTACCAAAGAAAACATTGAAATTACAGCTCCCGTTCCGCAGAATGATGCGATTTGGAGAGCTTGTGAAGTAATATAA
- a CDS encoding glycoside hydrolase family 19 protein — MLTLGQLKEATCSKSTYASKFLPYIIETCDQFSISTPSRMLNFLAQVGHESGGLFYTEELASGSAYEGRKDLGNIEKGDGVRFKGRGLIQITGRTNYKAVSKALGTDFIANPIFLGGKNVIRCNTTQLKNAAESAGWFWDSRHLNALADEIDINKSIDTGNNLVIFKKITKTINGGYNGLPDRLNRYKTGLSYFI, encoded by the coding sequence ATGCTTACACTTGGACAGCTTAAAGAAGCTACTTGTTCTAAATCTACATATGCTTCAAAATTTTTACCCTACATTATAGAGACCTGTGATCAGTTTTCTATTAGTACACCTTCGAGAATGCTTAATTTTTTGGCGCAGGTTGGGCATGAAAGCGGAGGATTATTTTATACAGAGGAACTGGCAAGCGGAAGTGCTTATGAAGGGAGAAAGGATCTGGGAAATATTGAAAAAGGGGACGGCGTAAGATTCAAAGGACGCGGATTGATTCAGATTACAGGCAGAACCAATTATAAAGCCGTTTCTAAAGCTTTAGGAACCGATTTTATTGCAAATCCAATATTTTTAGGCGGAAAAAATGTTATCAGATGCAATACGACACAATTGAAAAATGCAGCAGAAAGCGCAGGTTGGTTCTGGGATAGCAGACATTTAAATGCATTGGCAGATGAGATCGATATCAACAAAAGTATTGATACGGGGAATAATCTTGTTATTTTTAAAAAAATTACAAAGACCATTAATGGCGGATACAATGGTTTGCCAGATAGACTGAACCGTTATAAGACGGGTTTAAGTTATTTTATTTGA
- the thiS gene encoding sulfur carrier protein ThiS, with product MELTINHTTKTFEVLPDTLEALMAIEIPDKRKGIAVALNNRIIPMSAWAETFLKDKDSVLIITATQGG from the coding sequence ATGGAACTTACAATCAACCACACAACGAAAACATTTGAAGTACTTCCCGATACTCTGGAAGCACTGATGGCTATAGAAATACCAGACAAAAGGAAAGGTATTGCTGTAGCACTCAACAACCGTATTATTCCAATGTCCGCCTGGGCAGAAACATTCCTTAAAGACAAAGATTCAGTTTTAATCATTACTGCCACTCAGGGCGGTTAG